The Aeromicrobium senzhongii genome includes a window with the following:
- a CDS encoding lipopolysaccharide biosynthesis protein: MNRSTRATVSSGSIVAVAMMVMNVATYGFNLLAARQLVPAEFGALTALLSLTLIANVVALGLQASIARRISVRPGQTIQIVHTASRVALALSLLVGLATALSSPILTPAFSFDSVWAVIWCGAMLVPLTLAGAQLGVAQGTGRWGKLAALYLGNGFGRLFGGLAGLAIEPTATNAMMGLAIGSWLPVILGMGLLKATGGGDAHSRRPLVFETVTSASTLLAYFAFSNVDALIARGGFDAHDSGLYASGLILTKSTLFLPQFVSVVFFPSLARDSSHRTRLRAVGLVALLGVAVVAGAAVLPKLALILVGGDQYAEITGDLWLFAVSGTFLAIVYLLVFDALARREGGVAVLVWIATATVFCVAYFNRIGIVGLVTTMAITAAALSAVLLVWPLIRRTPEPKQTEVTEPPVP, translated from the coding sequence ATGAACCGCTCGACCCGCGCCACCGTCTCCAGCGGCTCGATCGTCGCCGTCGCGATGATGGTGATGAACGTCGCCACCTACGGCTTCAACCTGCTCGCCGCCCGCCAGCTGGTTCCCGCCGAGTTCGGCGCCCTCACCGCCTTGTTGAGCCTCACCCTCATCGCCAACGTCGTCGCGCTGGGACTGCAGGCCTCCATCGCCCGCCGGATCTCGGTCCGTCCCGGGCAGACCATCCAGATCGTGCACACCGCGTCGCGGGTCGCCCTGGCGCTGTCCCTGCTGGTGGGCCTGGCCACCGCCCTGTCCAGCCCGATCCTGACCCCCGCATTCTCGTTCGACTCGGTGTGGGCCGTCATCTGGTGTGGGGCGATGCTCGTGCCGCTGACCCTGGCTGGCGCCCAACTGGGCGTCGCGCAGGGCACGGGACGCTGGGGGAAACTGGCCGCGCTCTACCTCGGCAACGGGTTCGGCCGCCTCTTCGGCGGCTTGGCCGGCCTGGCGATCGAACCGACCGCGACGAACGCGATGATGGGGCTGGCGATCGGATCGTGGCTGCCGGTCATCTTGGGCATGGGACTGCTCAAGGCCACCGGCGGCGGCGATGCCCACAGCCGCCGGCCGCTCGTCTTCGAGACCGTGACATCGGCGTCGACACTGCTGGCCTACTTCGCCTTCAGCAACGTCGACGCCCTGATCGCCCGCGGCGGCTTCGACGCCCACGACAGTGGCCTCTACGCGTCGGGCCTGATCCTGACCAAGTCCACGCTCTTCCTGCCGCAGTTCGTCAGCGTCGTGTTCTTCCCGAGCCTCGCGCGCGACTCCAGCCACCGCACACGCCTGCGCGCCGTGGGTCTCGTGGCCCTGCTGGGCGTGGCGGTCGTCGCGGGCGCCGCCGTTCTGCCGAAGCTGGCGCTCATCCTGGTCGGCGGCGACCAGTACGCGGAGATCACCGGCGACCTGTGGCTCTTCGCCGTCTCGGGCACCTTCCTGGCGATCGTCTACCTGCTGGTGTTCGACGCGCTGGCACGGCGCGAGGGCGGCGTGGCCGTGCTGGTGTGGATCGCAACGGCCACGGTCTTCTGCGTCGCGTACTTCAACCGGATCGGCATCGTCGGCCTGGTGACGACGATGGCCATCACTGCCGCCGCCCTCTCGGCCGTCCTGCTGGTGTGGCCGCTGATCCGCCGCACTCCCGAGCCGAAGCAGACCGAGGTGACCGAGCCACCCGTCCCCTGA
- a CDS encoding acyltransferase family protein — translation MTHPIAPPRARLPYRPALDGLRAVAIAGVLVFHLDESLLPGGWLGVDLFFVLSGFLITHLLMAEQDRWGRISVVRFWGARMRRLLPSLLTVLLAVAAAAWIWTVPGRRSAVAWDIVSSLFYVSNWRFMLGDEQYFDQLSLPSPVRHTWSLSIEEQFYIVFPLLLIAVGVIARTRYRQAAVFVALAVASAGAMAYGYLHGAEITDLYYSTFTRAFELLIGVCAALVLGRSAFAERRASPARDVLAWGALAAVVAAMLLLDSNSGVVFTGGLVVVCLAALVTILAAAGGRPGTFTTVLGSPVPRFIGLISYPLYLWHWPIIVFLRPGTTALDGVALDLVRVGLAVLLAWLTYRFIEAPIRGRRPMITSLRGVSRVVTVLAAPLVVAGAVVVAHSEPLDRGLVAQHSDSDAPPLVLTPEPYTAEARRSAMLLGNSIPFSLYRNVATHEFRQLSLSQSTHLGCDPFELQKVVDGKPTEPTRSCLQWREEWPETVKANRPDVLLFFVPQTFVSDLVRDGDVAEFGTVEHTELIRDGLDQVAARATGARSLALSTLACHDIPAFDIVEMQQLNDVDRVKQVNAVVTDWARENDVPVVDSFGALCSDGYRPMLGDDPLYEDGLHFTTESAPLVWAWMMPQVLRFADAAHGEAP, via the coding sequence ATGACGCACCCCATCGCACCGCCGCGCGCGCGGCTGCCCTACCGCCCGGCCCTCGACGGCCTGCGAGCGGTGGCGATCGCCGGTGTCCTGGTGTTCCACCTGGACGAGAGCCTGCTGCCCGGCGGCTGGCTCGGGGTCGATCTGTTCTTCGTCCTGTCGGGCTTCCTGATCACCCACCTGCTCATGGCCGAGCAGGACCGCTGGGGCCGCATCAGCGTCGTGCGGTTCTGGGGCGCCCGCATGCGCCGGCTGCTTCCCTCGCTGCTGACCGTGCTGCTCGCGGTGGCGGCCGCGGCGTGGATCTGGACCGTGCCGGGTCGCCGATCCGCGGTCGCGTGGGACATCGTCTCCTCCTTGTTCTATGTGTCGAACTGGCGGTTCATGCTCGGCGACGAGCAGTACTTCGACCAGCTCTCGCTGCCCTCCCCGGTGCGGCACACGTGGTCCCTGTCCATCGAGGAGCAGTTCTACATCGTCTTCCCGCTGCTGCTGATCGCCGTGGGCGTCATCGCCCGGACGCGGTACCGACAGGCCGCGGTGTTCGTCGCCCTGGCCGTCGCCTCGGCCGGTGCCATGGCGTACGGCTACCTCCATGGCGCTGAGATCACGGACCTGTACTACAGCACCTTCACCCGCGCCTTCGAGCTGTTGATCGGGGTGTGCGCCGCGCTCGTCCTGGGCCGGTCCGCCTTCGCCGAGCGTCGGGCCTCCCCCGCACGCGACGTCCTGGCGTGGGGCGCGCTCGCGGCGGTCGTCGCTGCAATGCTCCTGCTCGATTCGAACTCCGGCGTGGTCTTCACCGGGGGTCTCGTCGTGGTGTGCCTGGCGGCCCTCGTCACGATCCTGGCGGCTGCGGGCGGGCGGCCCGGCACGTTCACGACGGTCCTGGGCAGCCCGGTCCCCCGCTTCATCGGACTCATCAGCTACCCGTTGTACCTGTGGCACTGGCCGATCATCGTGTTCCTGCGTCCCGGCACGACCGCCCTGGACGGTGTCGCGCTGGACCTCGTCCGGGTCGGCCTCGCGGTCCTGCTGGCCTGGCTCACCTACCGCTTCATCGAGGCGCCGATCCGCGGCCGCCGTCCGATGATCACGTCGCTGCGCGGTGTGTCCCGGGTCGTCACGGTCCTCGCCGCGCCGTTGGTGGTGGCCGGTGCGGTCGTCGTCGCCCACTCCGAGCCGCTCGACCGCGGCCTCGTCGCCCAGCACAGCGACTCCGATGCGCCACCGCTCGTGCTCACGCCCGAGCCCTACACCGCCGAGGCGCGGCGTTCGGCCATGTTGCTGGGCAACTCGATCCCGTTCAGCCTGTACCGGAACGTCGCGACGCACGAGTTCCGCCAGCTCTCCCTGAGCCAGAGCACGCATCTGGGGTGCGATCCGTTCGAGTTGCAGAAGGTCGTCGACGGCAAGCCCACCGAGCCGACCCGCAGCTGCCTGCAGTGGCGTGAGGAATGGCCCGAGACGGTCAAGGCGAACCGACCCGACGTACTGTTGTTCTTCGTGCCCCAGACCTTCGTTTCGGACCTCGTGCGCGACGGCGATGTCGCCGAGTTCGGCACCGTTGAGCACACCGAGCTGATCCGGGACGGGCTCGACCAGGTGGCCGCACGCGCGACGGGCGCCCGCAGCCTCGCGTTGTCGACGCTGGCGTGCCATGACATCCCCGCGTTCGACATCGTCGAGATGCAGCAGTTGAACGACGTCGACCGGGTCAAGCAGGTCAACGCGGTCGTGACGGACTGGGCACGCGAGAACGACGTGCCCGTCGTGGACTCCTTCGGCGCCCTGTGCTCCGACGGCTACCGCCCGATGCTGGGCGACGATCCCCTGTACGAGGACGGGCTGCACTTCACCACCGAGTCCGCTCCGCTCGTGTGGGCCTGGATGATGCCCCAGGTCCTGCGCTTCGCCGACGCGGCCCACGGGGAGGCGCCATGA
- a CDS encoding acyltransferase family protein codes for MTSAPPQRGRVTALDGIRGGFMLLFMLYHLGVPGLDGAWTGLSLFFVLSAYLITRLLLRERRRFGGVDVPGFYRRRARRLMPALILLLLALGVCGLLVADEFARRQLRGDMLASLGFVMNWRLVLDADQYFSTFGSPSLLRHAWTLSVEEQFYLCVPLLLAILALMRRRVAMVVLALAAVGSAWWTAQVGLGDASAIAHAYYGTDTRAQSLLIGMLVAFIDDGWRDRTPAVLRRCGPVLAWTMLATALALLVVVEPMEPFMFLSGGLLLQAIVVGLLILPLAHGVGGSAGRVLSWAPLAYLGVRSYGLYLFHWPLTVWFGQAFPTAPVWVAAPVVLAISIAAAAASYRWIEEPVMRRGVRGLLPRLRRPGRVAVAAPLGVVLVALAVGQVGATASQVGGRSVDVPPLVAGSAAYDPREKPTRIAFYGDSVADNLVTYFPSADYPDLLVSGLAVPGCDVVDLKPAWNEELGGAPDAECRRSWTNLGERLRDLDADTVVMVLGTLISIPHYSPEGEVWWLQDRPYRRAVEEALDGLVAQAESAGVTPQIATVPCRIDGRQGQAPALRTYFEAHPDVAEATSDPKVVNSWIRAWARDRDVAVLDLYEVLECSEGFRPEVNGVNLYGDQLHFSDEGAAMVWTWLAPRVRDHASRAGTR; via the coding sequence ATGACCAGCGCCCCGCCGCAGCGCGGCCGGGTCACCGCCCTGGACGGGATCCGCGGCGGTTTCATGCTGCTGTTCATGCTCTACCACCTCGGGGTGCCGGGGCTGGACGGAGCGTGGACGGGGCTGAGCCTGTTCTTCGTCCTGTCGGCCTACCTCATCACCCGGCTGCTCCTGCGCGAGCGGCGCCGGTTCGGCGGTGTCGACGTCCCGGGCTTCTACCGGCGGCGCGCCCGGCGACTGATGCCCGCGCTGATCCTGTTGTTGCTGGCCCTGGGCGTGTGTGGGCTCCTCGTCGCGGACGAGTTCGCGCGCCGCCAGCTGCGCGGCGACATGCTGGCCAGCCTGGGGTTCGTCATGAACTGGCGACTGGTGCTCGACGCCGATCAGTACTTCTCGACATTCGGCTCCCCGTCACTGTTGCGGCACGCCTGGACGCTCTCGGTCGAGGAGCAGTTCTACCTGTGCGTCCCGCTGTTGCTGGCGATCCTCGCGCTGATGCGTCGCCGCGTCGCGATGGTCGTCCTGGCCCTGGCCGCCGTCGGGTCGGCCTGGTGGACCGCCCAAGTGGGCCTCGGAGACGCGTCGGCCATCGCCCATGCGTACTACGGCACCGACACGCGAGCGCAGTCGCTGCTCATCGGCATGCTGGTGGCGTTCATCGACGACGGGTGGCGGGACCGCACGCCGGCGGTGCTGCGCCGTTGCGGTCCGGTGCTGGCCTGGACGATGCTCGCCACGGCGCTGGCCCTGTTGGTCGTCGTGGAGCCGATGGAGCCGTTCATGTTCCTCAGCGGCGGGTTGCTGCTGCAGGCGATCGTGGTCGGTCTGCTCATCCTGCCTCTCGCGCACGGCGTCGGAGGCTCGGCCGGTCGGGTCCTCTCCTGGGCGCCCTTGGCCTACCTCGGCGTGCGCAGCTACGGCCTCTACCTCTTCCACTGGCCGCTCACCGTGTGGTTCGGCCAGGCCTTCCCGACCGCCCCGGTCTGGGTCGCGGCACCGGTCGTCCTGGCGATCTCGATCGCCGCTGCCGCCGCCAGCTACCGGTGGATCGAGGAGCCGGTCATGCGCCGCGGTGTCCGTGGCCTGCTGCCGCGCCTGCGCCGACCCGGGCGGGTCGCCGTCGCCGCGCCGCTCGGCGTCGTCCTGGTCGCGTTGGCCGTGGGCCAGGTGGGCGCCACGGCTTCGCAGGTCGGTGGCCGCTCGGTGGACGTGCCGCCGCTGGTCGCGGGCAGCGCGGCCTACGACCCGCGCGAGAAGCCCACGCGGATCGCGTTCTACGGCGACTCCGTCGCCGACAACCTCGTCACGTACTTCCCGTCGGCGGACTATCCCGATCTGCTCGTGAGCGGCCTGGCGGTGCCCGGGTGCGACGTGGTCGACCTCAAGCCGGCCTGGAACGAGGAGCTCGGCGGTGCGCCGGACGCCGAGTGCCGTCGCAGCTGGACGAACCTGGGGGAGCGGCTGCGCGACCTGGACGCCGACACCGTGGTGATGGTGCTGGGCACCTTGATCTCGATCCCGCACTACTCGCCCGAGGGTGAGGTGTGGTGGCTTCAGGACCGGCCCTACCGCCGAGCCGTCGAGGAGGCCCTGGACGGACTGGTCGCCCAGGCCGAGAGTGCCGGTGTCACGCCGCAGATCGCCACCGTGCCGTGCCGGATCGACGGCCGCCAGGGCCAGGCGCCGGCGTTGCGCACCTACTTCGAGGCCCATCCGGACGTCGCCGAGGCGACCTCCGACCCGAAGGTCGTCAACTCCTGGATCCGGGCCTGGGCGCGCGATCGGGACGTCGCGGTCCTGGACCTCTACGAGGTGCTCGAGTGCTCGGAGGGCTTCCGTCCCGAGGTCAACGGGGTGAACCTGTACGGCGATCAGCTGCACTTCTCCGACGAG
- a CDS encoding nucleotidyltransferase family protein: MRRAIVLAGGLGTRLRPAVGDLPKPLVDVGGEPLVAHQLRRLAAAGVPDIVIAAGFGAQQVQDELGDGSRWDVRLTYSREQQPLGTGGALALAARAAVAPGDTVVVVNGDLLSAHDLAAQIDAFERSGADVSIHVREVDDARPYGVVSLDDSGTRIRGFREKPRIAAPGLVNAGTYVMRGSVLLDLPDTVPLSLEVDVFPGLAADSDVRAHRDDAPFLDVGTPDALERARQAWR; the protein is encoded by the coding sequence GTGCGACGAGCGATCGTCCTGGCGGGGGGTCTGGGGACCCGGCTGAGGCCCGCTGTCGGCGACCTGCCCAAGCCTCTGGTCGACGTCGGGGGAGAGCCGCTCGTGGCCCATCAACTCCGACGGCTGGCCGCTGCCGGTGTGCCCGACATCGTGATCGCCGCCGGCTTCGGCGCGCAGCAGGTGCAGGACGAGCTCGGCGACGGCTCGCGCTGGGACGTGCGGCTGACCTACAGCCGCGAGCAGCAGCCGCTCGGCACGGGCGGTGCGTTGGCCCTCGCGGCCCGCGCTGCCGTCGCCCCCGGCGACACGGTCGTGGTCGTCAACGGCGACCTGCTGTCGGCCCACGACCTCGCGGCCCAGATCGACGCCTTCGAGCGCTCGGGCGCCGATGTCTCGATCCACGTCCGCGAGGTCGACGACGCCCGCCCCTACGGCGTGGTCTCTCTCGACGACTCCGGGACCCGGATCCGCGGGTTCCGCGAGAAGCCGCGGATCGCCGCGCCGGGTCTGGTGAACGCCGGCACGTACGTGATGCGCGGCTCGGTCCTGCTGGACCTGCCCGACACGGTGCCGCTCTCCCTCGAGGTCGACGTCTTCCCCGGTCTGGCCGCCGACTCGGACGTGCGCGCCCACCGCGATGACGCGCCCTTCCTCGACGTCGGCACCCCCGACGCCCTCGAGCGGGCCCGTCAGGCGTGGCGATGA
- the polA gene encoding DNA polymerase I has product MDRLLLIDGHSVAYRAFFALPVENFATSTGQSTNAVFGFTSMLINVLRDEAPTHVCVAFDLSRQSFRTEEYAEYKANRSKSPEEFSGQVALVKEVLDAMDIRHVDKAGYEADDIIATLATRAEAAGMEVLVCSGDRDAIQLVTDQVTLLYPRKGVSDLARMTPTAVQEKYGVLPEFYPDIAALVGETSDNLPGVPGVGPKTAAKWINGYGSLDALIGHVDEVPGKAGQSLRDHLDSVLRNRRLNALVRDLDLPLGPADLTLDTAFDREKVHTVFDSLEFTALRDRLFTTFPGTTDEVEPEAGFDLAGRVLGQGEVAAWLEQHAVGDIGLHVQGSWGRGGGDVIAMALATQDEAAWLDLAELTPQDESALGEWLADPTRGKVLHDAKGPMLALADRGWTLRGLAADTALSAYLVRPDQRSYDLADLSVRYLKRELRDDAADSGQLSLDTDDDAEIAMLRARATLDLSVALATEVEQSGGTKLLADVELPLVSTLARMERAGIAVDDDALLTLESEFASRAQQAADAAYASIGGKEINLGSPKQLQVVLFDELGMPKTKRTKTGYTTDADSLQQLYAKTGHPFLEHLLAHRDVTKLRQTVETLRRSISDDGRIHTTYAQTIAATGRLSSNDPNLQNIPIRTASGRRIREAFVVGAGYDTLLTADYSQIEMRIMADLSEDADLIEAFNSGEDFHTVMAAKVFERDPEDIDTELRARIKAMNYGLAYGLSAYGLSQQLSISTGEAQGLMDDYFQRFGGVRDYLRGLVDEARQTGFTETIMGRRRYLPDLQSDNRQRREMAERMALNAPIQGSAADIIKVAMLNVERAIDEAGLSSRMLLQVHDELVLETTDSELEQLTALVRREMAAAADLSVPLDVSVGVGRTWHEAGH; this is encoded by the coding sequence GATCTGTCGCGTCAGTCGTTCCGCACCGAGGAGTACGCCGAGTACAAGGCCAACCGGTCGAAGTCGCCCGAGGAGTTCTCCGGCCAGGTCGCCCTGGTCAAGGAGGTGCTCGACGCGATGGACATCCGCCACGTCGACAAGGCCGGCTACGAGGCGGACGACATCATCGCGACCCTCGCGACCCGCGCCGAGGCCGCCGGCATGGAGGTCCTGGTCTGCTCCGGCGACCGTGACGCGATCCAGCTCGTCACCGACCAGGTGACGCTGCTGTACCCGCGCAAGGGCGTGTCGGACCTGGCCCGGATGACGCCGACGGCCGTGCAGGAGAAGTACGGCGTCCTGCCGGAGTTCTACCCCGACATCGCCGCGCTCGTGGGCGAGACCAGCGACAACCTGCCGGGCGTGCCCGGCGTCGGTCCCAAGACCGCCGCCAAGTGGATCAACGGCTACGGCAGCCTCGACGCGCTGATCGGCCACGTCGACGAGGTCCCGGGCAAGGCGGGGCAGTCGCTGCGCGACCACCTCGACTCGGTCCTGCGCAACCGCCGGCTCAACGCCCTCGTGCGCGACCTCGACCTGCCGCTCGGGCCGGCCGACCTCACGCTCGACACCGCGTTCGACCGCGAGAAGGTGCACACGGTCTTCGACTCGCTGGAGTTCACCGCACTGCGCGATCGCCTCTTCACCACGTTCCCGGGCACCACCGACGAGGTCGAGCCCGAGGCGGGCTTCGACCTCGCGGGCCGGGTGCTCGGTCAGGGCGAGGTCGCCGCGTGGCTCGAGCAGCACGCCGTCGGCGACATCGGCCTGCACGTCCAGGGATCGTGGGGCCGCGGCGGGGGCGACGTGATCGCGATGGCACTGGCCACGCAGGACGAGGCGGCCTGGCTCGACCTGGCCGAGCTGACGCCGCAGGACGAGTCCGCCCTGGGCGAGTGGCTCGCCGATCCCACCCGCGGCAAGGTCCTGCACGACGCCAAGGGCCCGATGCTGGCGCTGGCCGATCGCGGGTGGACCCTGCGCGGCCTGGCCGCCGACACCGCGCTCTCGGCGTATCTCGTGCGTCCCGACCAGCGGTCGTACGACCTGGCCGACCTGTCGGTCCGGTACCTCAAGCGCGAGCTGCGCGACGACGCCGCCGACAGCGGCCAGCTCTCCCTCGACACCGACGACGACGCCGAGATCGCGATGCTGCGGGCGCGCGCCACACTCGACCTGTCCGTGGCCCTGGCCACCGAGGTCGAGCAGTCCGGCGGCACCAAGCTGCTGGCCGACGTCGAGCTGCCCCTGGTCTCGACGTTGGCCCGGATGGAGCGGGCGGGGATCGCCGTCGACGACGATGCACTGCTCACCCTCGAGTCGGAGTTCGCGTCCCGCGCCCAGCAGGCCGCCGATGCGGCCTACGCGTCGATCGGCGGCAAGGAGATCAACCTCGGTTCGCCCAAGCAGTTGCAGGTCGTGCTGTTCGACGAGCTCGGCATGCCCAAGACCAAGCGCACCAAGACCGGTTACACGACCGACGCCGACTCGCTGCAGCAGCTGTACGCCAAGACGGGGCACCCGTTCCTCGAGCACCTGCTGGCGCACCGGGACGTCACGAAGCTGCGTCAGACGGTCGAGACCCTGCGCCGTTCGATCTCCGACGACGGCCGGATCCACACGACCTACGCCCAGACCATCGCGGCCACCGGACGGCTCAGCTCGAACGATCCGAACCTGCAGAACATCCCGATCCGCACGGCCTCGGGCCGGCGCATCCGCGAGGCGTTCGTCGTCGGCGCGGGGTACGACACGCTGCTCACGGCCGACTACAGCCAGATCGAGATGCGGATCATGGCCGACCTGTCCGAGGACGCGGACCTGATCGAGGCGTTCAACTCCGGTGAGGACTTCCACACCGTGATGGCGGCCAAGGTGTTCGAACGCGATCCCGAGGACATCGACACCGAGCTGCGCGCCCGGATCAAGGCGATGAACTACGGTCTGGCCTACGGCTTGTCGGCGTACGGGCTCAGCCAGCAGCTGTCGATCTCGACCGGCGAGGCGCAGGGCCTGATGGACGACTACTTCCAGCGTTTCGGCGGCGTCCGCGACTACCTGCGCGGGCTGGTCGACGAGGCGCGGCAGACGGGCTTCACCGAGACGATCATGGGCCGGCGCCGCTACCTGCCGGATCTGCAGAGCGACAACCGCCAGCGCCGCGAGATGGCCGAGCGGATGGCCCTGAACGCCCCGATCCAGGGATCGGCGGCCGACATCATCAAGGTCGCGATGCTCAACGTCGAGCGGGCCATCGACGAAGCCGGGCTGTCGTCGCGGATGCTCCTGCAGGTCCACGACGAACTGGTGCTCGAGACGACCGACAGCGAGCTCGAGCAGCTCACGGCTCTCGTCCGTCGCGAGATGGCTGCGGCGGCCGACCTGTCGGTCCCGCTCGACGTCTCGGTCGGCGTGGGGCGGACCTGGCACGAGGCCGGCCACTAG